The DNA region caagatgtcatcaagactatccggagacagcctatcccgatcttcccgaaggcagatggaggaccccaggaCCTTAGCGAAACCCGAGTTTTCTtaaaccgtgcggttcttctccagcgaatggatcaggacttgggcaccgcgggaaagagaccttacaggaggttgggaaggacccccttccgcactcggcgGCCCGGAGGAGGTGGGCGGCTCTTCTcggtgaggaggagatcggaccacttctatgaccggaggTCCAGAAGGTTGAGACAAGCCTTCttatatttccccgggctcatgaccggGCATTTGAAGCAGCttggaacgcttcatctcccgtacctttcgggagatctctctcttccgcttccggctctcctttgaGGCTTtgtcgcttgccatacctgcacaaagaaaaggtcagtgagattgctaaggtccaaagatcagagatatagaaagtaccgaggccgaggtcagaaaGTTGATGCCCCCGATTCTCGCCAGTGATcaattccattgtccagtgatgcagttcggcagtcactgcatccaaacaagagaacttctctctgcccacctgttctttcagctccatcaccatcaggccttcttccctattcaaggtGAGGCGCTTTGGAATTaaagggccttggtgtagccaacacgagggaaaccctcaaagccgttcgaaattttgctccttagaatgaagaagcgattcttccaattcttcagggaggagggtagATCAGTGAAAAGCCCACAAtgcggcttcgcctggaagaaccaatactcgtcgtcctttcgacgagttaatctatgtagttcggcgagtACCTTAGCTGTGGGGCGGAATcctttagctcggcagaggcctctgaaggctactaggatccgccacgagttcgggtgaacttaggctatgcacacttggtgaaattttaaaacttccttgaagaagtcatcaagagggaaccgcagcccagcttttagttgctcttcgtatattataatcatgtcgttctcttcgaagaagtgatcggctcggtgatcgccatgacaccggatgagttcgtatgaatcaggctcaatgttgtattcctggctgaacgactgtaggacgatttcttgcaagattgatggcagctcgtccatgggaagattctctctccctgaaggagGAACGTGCCTTAAGGGTGCTGcttgtccccgagctggaacagaaaccctaggaggttcaggtcgcacgcttggtccgaccacctccacttcatcagatgaccatgagatctgaacggaaagggggcttgccgctctctgaccctcagcgccgctcattttcaaaggaaatagagattttaaactaaaagaaagatcaaaacctttACCGgggtctgatcggtgtcggaagagcttgagaaaatAAGAGAATTTTGCAGTTGTTCGCGAGAAACCAAAAATGACATAAGGAGCAAATGGCTggcccttcccctatttatacccgtcgagcatttaatgctcacgatgcccCAAGCGATGCATCGGTTAACGATCTGCCGATGCTTACGACACGCCTCACGAATATTctggagattccataaagagatcggctaactatAGAAGCGGCAGATTAAAGTGCTTTGAATTGCAGATCGGATaaattcattcaaattaagagtcagatcgggtaaatacttcagagatcggaaataaccaatgaaataatgataagatgataattgacaaaataaaattttatttccagaaggtcggattacatcatttgggcgacctctagagatcggattacattaaaggtctgattacatcatttgggagatctctaaagatcggattacattaaaggtctgattacatcataagggcaatCTTTAGAggtcggtggaacatcctatctaaaaggcctatgtcaaagcctagtctcgtggctgagtcaaaagatgtgtttgaccaggagaccgactgttaacatcggatagatgtacagcttagatggggggactatgactatCATGAGAATGatagaggtcgtcatcaaagttctgCTTCAACCGAGCATTgttggaacacccagtgtggtgagaagccagatgaacgccaaggagcagtcaccggtgtcAAGGGGAATATTagtagtcttctcgcccgaaatcagttcgctatttgcatcggtcgaacgattcaagGCCAATGAGATCGAGGTCTTTGATCCAGGTcaataaattagtccggttctctcacggtcATCAAATGAAGTTATCATAATTTCCTGTTCACCAGGATAGTAAATTTTCAAGCAAGGAACAAAGCGGGtaaccggaaaaagatcaaaagcggttACCATGTCCGGGAATGTTGCCGGAGCAATTAAAACAGAAAATGAGAGAGGAAAAGAGAAGAAGTTCAAATGCAgggggcttcccggttgaaggtatatatataagaaaaattcgagcatttattgcaagcggaaaacgaagcgaacgcttcggaaatcgagggaataaatgctttgactaaacTAGACCGGATGAAGGAGGAGACCAGAGTAGTAGGGATCGGAAAAGAGGAGCCCGGCATGAGAAGATCGGAAAAGAGAAGAGATCGGAAAGCGAAGAAAATAAGATGCCTACCATGATCGTCATGAtcaaagccgaggtagttaaagcattgcagataaaatctcaaccgcacgccccagaattgcccacattactgacatatgccaggacatgtcatgacagtgctgtacatcctaatctccactgttgatccgacttgtaaggacgagcctggaacccttggatcaaaggagaagacgacaagaccagcgcctttcactcctagccctcggatcaccccggacaagagaatttgggaccgtcagattagaagaggaaaagaacaaatattctgaaggaaatctcggccgtccgttctgattctctttaattccggagcttcagatcatgtcctttgaaatcctgaccctccatctccctcaaaatagatcttgacccttcaggtgaagcacccggttcctataaatacctgcatgaaaactgttcaaaggggacggaaaaaaaaaaaagaaaagggtggtgactatagtagaagaactctgaaatttaattcagttcgttactctgctattttcaagctttcataagaaaaactttggaaaccagtttttCGAAGTGTTCTTTTGCAAAAGGGATAttagaatactgaaactctctattttcagttcgttcattatcctgtgacgctctcactttcagttctttgttatctttatctcTACTCcccttgtccaagctcaacttcattttaAACTCAGTTACTATTTTGACCCGATTGCATTTTAGTAAAGCACccctcatttcaaggcgaaccttggcCCCCAGGCTATCAGCCCACAGTCCTATTGCATTTTGTGATtttgtagttagttcaatagatttgactccctacaggtgagtgttcaTATTGCCTTTTATTAAGTGCTCATTCTTATTTTACATATTTCCTGTGTTCTTTTTACGTatgtaattttctccaagtttatgtTACGCTAAAGAACGCGAAGAAGATTATTCTCGAGTTCACTTCTTTGTTGATcgatccattctttttgttaatctttgttatttttGAATGCAAGTCTTTTAGTCCCGAGTAGCATATAAAtgattggataaaatgtaggtaactgtatcttaagggtctctttaatataacgaaaggtctgaataataagtcaggaaaatagtaagaccgaatcactagaataacacaaaagacaattgggtaagacgtcacaaggcagagtaaaaccgaaccttaagataaataaatgggatagatcgagtaccaaaaggtactggtaaaggtgaccacataggaaggtcggaaaattcagtttggtatcccctgcctagtcacaaggtaccaatgagttaaaagaagccttattccgatccccggcatcttcgaatgccaaaacccttaaTCTTAGGTTCTTACAgcgtgtagctgtaatcaaacttcgagaggtcggaaaagtccttatccgactcccattaaaataaaggagatcggaggagagttcttatccgattctcacccaaaattttaatgaatatttaaaagagatcggaggagagttcttatccgattctcacctaaaatcttaataaaattaaaagagatcggaggagagttcttatccgattctcacccaaaattttaatgaatatttaaaagagatcggaggagagttcttatccgattctcacccaaaatcttaataaaattaaaagagataggaggagagttcttatccgattctcacccaaaattttaataaatatttaaaagagatcggaggagagttcttatccggttctcacccaAAACTTTAATAttaaaagggatcggaggagagttcttatccgattctcaatccaaaattctaatataaaagagatcggaggagagttcttatccgatccgcaaattgaattctaacaaatacACAAATGGCCCCCTTAAATAAAACTAatatgcaacagtaactcactaagggtcaactcatttatttatgtatctgggcaacccgaattggtgaaaaatcaaacattcctttttattaagaggattaacatttccattcaaaccctcctaactatcaattctaatttataaacgcgaagttaaatctgcttacccttattgagggacgaggtggggtgcctaacaccttccccacccgtttacggaccccgaacctagaatctctgtttttgaagtggtttcattttaatttattttcgcaagtggttttctttaatttccctcaaaattaaagtgacgactcctcactctttcccacttcggtgagtgatcgtccaggcgaccgcaaaacaccttgcaacaattagcatttaaatttatttaatttgaaggatttaaatattaaaatcacaAATTAGTGCAAGCAAACTAAATAAAACAAATTATTAATTACTAATGATTTAACCAAATTAACTATTTTGTATTAGAACTTGACTTATTTCTatttaagtaatttaatttaaatgattttataaaaaaattatatacttaaattaaattttaaaatgataaaatttatttaaatgttaTTATTTGACATAATTTACCAAAGACTCTGCTTATCATCATTATTTTTAGTTTCTATTTCCTTGGTTTATGTGATGAACTCTTTCCAATTTGATTAAATATCACTTATCATGTTGATATAGTTTAGatgcaattttatttttcaatacaAAACATTTGCCTTTTTTTAATCCCAATCAAGTTCCATACCCTGCTAATGCAAGTCCTTGATGATTCCTTTTCAAGACTTTATTCCCATTACCTTTCAAATTCCATTGCCTTAGCCTTAGCAACATCTTAGACTCATCACCACAAGGAACCAGAGTGGGCTAAGAAAGTGGCTGCACATTTGAAGAACTCTATTTCAAGTGACTTGGTTTGGTGATAAAGCCTTTCAATAATGTCGAGCTCTTCGCCTGTCAAAGGGACACTAAGTTTATCCTGCAACTCTTCAGTTTGCATCCACTATCCATCACAGTGCCTTTATCAATCTGGAAAACCCTGTTGATATAAGGAAGACTAAAAAGAGAGCAAGAGCATATAAACTGGCTGGGATGCTGctgaaaccaagggaaacaaaagcaATGTTTGGAAACCAGTAAATCCCATATGAGCAAATGGAGTTCAATCATGCTCTGCTGAATGGTTTATCATAACAGAAGAAGAATGATTAAAAGATTAAACTAAAACTTAGTTTGTCCTAAGTTTAGTTAAAAAACTCAATTTAAAAAATGAACATATATTCTCAAAACCAATCAATTCTCAAAACAAATATAAGGGATGTTTAACTGTAGAAATATAATATAGCTAGACAAAAACATTAATTATGCATTACATTACTTAATCTAAAATAGAAATAACTACCCAAGATTATAGCACTCAAACTCTAATTAACCTTCATAAACTAGCAAAACAACTAAAATTGGAAAATTATAAATGTAGTTCCAAGTCCAACATTGTACTATGACTTACACTTGCACCATCCCCATTCTCCCCTTTACTGCCATTGTCCCCAACCTTAAACAGTGCCAACCAGAGTTCTCCATTgcgcctaaaagaccaaagctgCACTATGTTGTTTTGTTTGAATTTCCATGATGATCCCTGATGATTCCTTTCCAAGACTTTCTTCCAACTCGATGTCAACACATAGGTACTACTACTTTTCAAATTCCACTGCCTTAGCAATATCTTAGACTCATCACCACAAGGTTCCATAAGTGTAACAGGTATGTTCTCCTTCTGCTCCTTTAACTTGCTCTTCTCATCCTCTGTAAGAAAAATGGAATCTCTTATCTGCTTAAAAGGAATTGACAAACGATCATGGTGAGGATTTAAATCAGTAGCAAACATCTGTTTCATTATCACCAACTTCACATCAGTGCCTCCTTTTGTTCGAATTTTATCCCACCACTCATCAGGCATGTCAGGTGGCATCTCGAAACCAAAATTTGTAAAACAGGTCCTGTTTGGTCTCTTCAgcaatttcattttcttcttttcatcTTTAGTACTGTTACCACTTTCAGAGCATCATTTGCCATAGACCCTTCTCTTGATTTCGTTCATGCTCCAAGAAGACTTCTCATGAAGAAATAAAAACAAAGGAGAAAGAGGTTTCTTGTCTTGGCGTTGTCCATGGCCCTTgcttttcttgggcactgatgtAGCAAGTCGGTCATCATGCTTGCTCATGGCTTCAGCTCTTACATGTTGCACAAAAGCAGTCAGAATACTTTCTTCCACTAACTTGATCGCATCCATTATTCTATCGAAACACCCACCATCATCATTGGCATCAAGAACTCTGCCCATCTTTATTTCTCTCTTCTCAAGCGAAAAAATATTTCTACACATTTCAACAAGCACATACCTATATATAGTTTATGACTTCAATTAATCCTTATTGTAGGAGGATTAGTTTAGGATAAATCCTTGTTGTTGTGGGTTTGAGCTAACTATATTCTACCTTTCTTGTTATTGATAGGAAAAAGTGTAATTAATGATACCCTAGTTAATGAATGGTTCAAGCAGTAATTTAACTCTCTTAAAATTCCTTCAAGATTGGT from Hevea brasiliensis isolate MT/VB/25A 57/8 unplaced genomic scaffold, ASM3005281v1 Scaf309, whole genome shotgun sequence includes:
- the LOC110663573 gene encoding putative B3 domain-containing protein At2g27410 — encoded protein: MGRVLDANDDGGCFDRIMDAIKLVEESILTAFVQHVRAEAMSKHDDRLATSVPKKSKGHGQRQDKKPLSPFGNSTKDEKKKMKLLKRPNRTCFTNFGFEMPPDMPDEWWDKIRTKGGTDVKLVIMKQMFATDLNPHHDRLSIPFKQIRDSIFLTEDEKSKLKEQKENIPVTLMEPCGDESKILLRQWNLKSSSTYVLTSSWKKVLERNHQGSSWKFKQNNIVQLWSFRRNGELWLALFKVGDNGSKGENGDGASQHPSQFICSCSLFSLPYINRVFQIDKGTVMDSGCKLKSCRINLVSL